The following are encoded in a window of Leptospira inadai serovar Lyme str. 10 genomic DNA:
- a CDS encoding type II toxin-antitoxin system RelE/ParE family toxin — MITSFGDRDTERVFSGEYTKRIPSEIRKRAQRKLDQLNSAEQLSDLLIPPSNRLHQLKGDKKDQWSISIDKQFRICFTWNKGNAENVIIEDYH; from the coding sequence ATGATAACTAGTTTCGGAGATCGTGATACTGAACGAGTTTTTTCAGGCGAATACACAAAAAGAATTCCTTCGGAAATTCGAAAACGAGCTCAAAGAAAATTAGACCAATTAAATTCGGCCGAACAGTTGTCCGATCTACTGATCCCCCCAAGCAATAGATTACACCAGCTTAAAGGAGATAAAAAAGACCAATGGAGCATTTCTATAGATAAACAATTCCGAATTTGCTTCACTTGGAATAAAGGAAACGCAGAGAACGTTATAATTGAAGACTATCACTAA
- a CDS encoding HigA family addiction module antitoxin: MSKEFINSHPGESLKEILTEMNITAYRLSKSTGIPSSNLSEILNGRRGITADISARLGRFFIQSDGFWLNMQKTYELRQIQHDKKKELDLIPSYTNIG; this comes from the coding sequence ATGAGTAAAGAATTTATCAACTCGCATCCAGGCGAATCATTAAAGGAAATCCTTACAGAAATGAATATAACAGCATATCGTTTAAGTAAATCCACGGGAATTCCTAGCTCAAATCTCAGTGAAATCCTAAACGGACGACGCGGAATCACAGCCGATATCTCAGCAAGACTCGGACGTTTTTTTATTCAGTCAGATGGATTCTGGCTAAACATGCAAAAGACTTACGAACTTCGCCAAATACAACATGATAAAAAGAAAGAATTAGATTTGATTCCTTCTTATACAAATATCGGATGA
- a CDS encoding BrnT family toxin: protein MELQFEYDPRKNSSNIKKHKVDFEDLFLLIWEDSSKALEERSITVGKSIKHRTLLVVHFIKSNYENEEIIRIISGKKSYRERKLFCEL, encoded by the coding sequence ATTGAACTCCAGTTCGAATACGATCCAAGAAAGAACAGTTCTAATATTAAAAAGCATAAGGTCGATTTCGAAGACCTTTTCCTATTAATTTGGGAGGATTCCTCCAAAGCATTGGAAGAACGTTCCATTACTGTAGGAAAATCGATAAAACATAGAACCTTACTCGTGGTTCATTTTATAAAGAGTAATTATGAAAACGAAGAAATTATCAGAATCATTTCAGGCAAGAAAAGTTACAGGGAAAGAAAACTCTTTTGTGAGCTATGA
- a CDS encoding nucleotidyltransferase family protein translates to MNREQALDIIRNHLPKIRSFGVNSIGIFGSFARNENNENSDLDVLVSYGKGRLNLDSYMDLKFYLENLFQCKVDLVTESSVKPFLKERILQEVVYAA, encoded by the coding sequence ATGAATCGAGAACAGGCGTTGGATATTATTCGAAATCATCTTCCTAAAATTCGATCATTCGGTGTTAATTCAATCGGTATATTTGGGTCTTTCGCTCGAAATGAGAATAATGAAAATAGCGATTTAGATGTTCTTGTTTCATACGGGAAAGGTAGATTAAATTTAGATTCGTACATGGACTTAAAGTTTTATTTGGAAAATCTTTTCCAATGCAAAGTAGACTTGGTTACTGAATCTAGCGTAAAGCCTTTCTTAAAAGAAAGAATACTTCAAGAAGTAGTATATGCCGCGTGA
- a CDS encoding tyrosine-type recombinase/integrase has protein sequence MGNLSVIQRSLSLTGHKDYDRPVKSFLSWLGAQPVSETTIKEFLSNMKAQGYAPASIQFAKVALKKSILLSFPEATNTEFLIRLEKAFKEMKIPRPQVELAHGKLLDKEEIGFVLEALPFKFSILIEALYETGARISELLSVRLKNCKVNKANVEIAIIGKRNKAGSLHLSKELYSKIQEVFNGKTFLFENLKTKRPYTRRYVSLKLQELNFDLKRNVHAHQFRHSRITHLLRAGKPLDAVSRFARHFEPGFTARVYGHNSLTPEEISSTAIRVRRA, from the coding sequence ATGGGAAACCTCTCAGTAATCCAAAGGTCTCTTTCTTTAACCGGTCACAAGGATTATGACCGGCCGGTGAAATCATTCTTATCCTGGCTTGGAGCTCAGCCGGTTAGCGAAACTACCATCAAAGAATTCCTGAGCAACATGAAGGCCCAAGGTTACGCACCTGCATCGATCCAGTTTGCTAAGGTTGCACTCAAGAAATCGATTCTATTATCTTTTCCCGAAGCTACTAATACGGAGTTTCTAATCCGATTGGAAAAAGCATTTAAGGAAATGAAGATACCTAGACCTCAAGTTGAACTAGCCCACGGGAAGCTATTAGACAAGGAAGAGATTGGATTCGTCCTTGAGGCGTTACCCTTTAAATTTTCTATCCTAATTGAAGCACTCTATGAAACCGGAGCTCGAATCTCCGAACTACTCTCTGTCAGGCTGAAAAACTGCAAGGTGAATAAGGCAAACGTCGAGATTGCTATCATAGGGAAACGAAACAAAGCCGGGAGTCTTCACTTATCCAAAGAGCTCTACAGTAAAATTCAGGAAGTCTTTAACGGCAAAACGTTTCTATTCGAAAACTTGAAAACAAAGCGGCCGTACACTCGAAGGTACGTATCTTTAAAACTACAAGAACTGAATTTTGATTTAAAAAGAAACGTTCACGCTCACCAATTTAGGCATTCTAGAATCACTCATTTACTTCGGGCAGGAAAACCTCTCGACGCGGTGTCTCGATTTGCAAGGCACTTCGAGCCTGGATTTACGGCTCGCGTTTATGGACACAACAGCCTCACCCCCGAGGAAATCTCATCCACGGCCATTCGGGTAAGACGAGCATGA